The region CCTGGCCCATCGCCACAACAGGTAGCGGCCAAAGCTTCCTGGGAAGGCACCCTGCTGGCGCACTTGCAGAAGTACAAGAAGTACCCGCCAGGCGCCCAACAGCGTGGCAAGGAAGGTTTGAACCGCCTGCGCTTTGTAGTCGATGCCGAAGGCAACGTGCTGTCTTACGAGTTGGTCGGCCGCTCCGGCAACGCTGACCTGGACCGAGCGACCCTGGACATGATCCGTCGTGCCCAGCCACTGCCCAAACCACCGGCCGATATGTTGAAAGGTGGCAGCGTCGAAATCGTCGCGCCGTTTGTTTACAACATCGAAAAGCGTCGCCGATAACCCTCTCCGTGGGCACTCCAGGTGCCCACGGTTGCTTTTCCCCCTCCCATCGCTTCAAACCTGAACAGAGATTGAACAGGTTAAGCGTGCGCTCGATCTTCACTTGTAACATTTCAATACGAAGCCAATTATTCGCGAATGGTTCTCATTAGTGGATATTCGGCATGCCCGACCTTGCCCGATTGACTCTCGCCCTGCTCGCGCTACCTGTCGCCGCCCATGCGGATCGACTGGTCACAGTGGGCATTCAAAACCACACCTTCACACCCTCAAGCATCGAAGTGCCGGCAGGCGAACGTTTTCGCATCCAGCTCACCAGTCATGACGAGAGCGTCGATGAGTTCGAAAGCTATGACATGAAGTTCGAGAAGATCATCGTTCCCGGCAACACCGTCACCGTTTTCGCCGGCCCGCTGCACCCCGGCACCTACACCTTTTTCGATGACTACCACCCGGACCAGGCCAAAGGCACGGTCACCGCCGTCGCGCCGAAGGAGTAGGCCATGCTCGCTTGTTTATTGATTGTGTTTCGTGAAGTGCTGGAAGCCGGGATTGTGGTCGGGATTATCATGGCCGCCACCCAGGGCCTGGCACGACGCGGCCTGTTTATCGGCGGCGGGATCGCCGCCGGCGCGCTGGGTGCAGGCCTCCTCGCCCTGTTCACCGGAGCAATCACCCAGGCGCTGGAAGGGTTCGGTCAGGAAATCTTCAACGCGGCGATTCTGATTGTCGCGGTCATCATGCTCGGCTGGCACAACCTGTGGATGGCCACCCATGGTCGCGAATTGGCGACTCAACTGCGCAGCGCTGGCAGTGCCGTACTGCGTGGCGAAAAATCACTCTGGGCATTGGCCGTCGTGATCACCGTGGCGGTGTTGCGCGAAGGCTCGGAAATCGTGCTGTTCCTTTATGGCATTGCCGCCTCGACCCAGACCGACCCGCTCACAATGCTGACCGGCGGCGTGCTCGGCATCATCGCCGGTGCAGCGCTTTCCTGGCTGCTGTATCGCGGCCTGATCGCCGTCAGCCTCAAGCGTCTGTTCTCGATTACCGCCTGGATGATCGCCCTGCTCGCCGCCGGTATGGCCGGGCGCGCGGCCGCGATACTGGCCGGTATCGACCTGATTCCTGCCTGGGGCTATCAGCTCTGGGACACCTCCTGGCTGGTTTCCGATGCCAGCCTCACCGGCAGAGCGCTGCAAGCGCTGGTGGGCTACACCGATCGACCGCTTGGCGTTCAGCTGGTTGCCTGGGTGGTCACGCTGCTACTCCTGGTGACGGGTAATCGATTGATTCATTCACGTTCCCCCTCCAAAGGAGCTGCCACATGAAATACCTGAGTAAACCATTGGCCACCGCGCTGGTGCTCGTCGGCGCTGCGTCCGTATCCGCACTGGCCCAGGCCCGCGAATACCCGATTGGCGGGCCGGTACAAGCCAACGACATGGAAATCGCATCGTCTTATCTGGTGGGCATTGAGATGGCGCCTATGCCGCCAGGTATGGTCATGAGCAAGGATTCAGTGCACCTGGAAACCGACGTCCACGCCACCGCCGACAACAAGTACGGCCTGGCCAACGGAGAATGGGTACCGTACCTGACCATCACGTACTCCCTGGTCAAGCAAGGCGCGCCGGACTACAAGGAGATTGGCACCCTGCTGCCAATGGTCGCCAAAGACGGCGCACACTACGCCAACAACGTGAAGATGGACGGCCCTGGCACCTACACCGTCGTACTGCGCTACGAAAGCCCGCAAATCAAGGGTTTCTTCCACCATGTCGACAAAGAAACCGGTGTGCCCGAGTGGTGGTCTCCCTTCACCGAAACCTTTACATTCAAGTACCCACAGAGCTAAACGCGTACTTACGACATTCGATTACTGGGTGTCGTAAACACCACCGTGTCTGATAACGTGCGTCTATCGATTGCAGCCGGTATGCTTGGCCCGCAACCTCATGGACGCCCGCTATGACTCTTACAGAATTACGCTACATCGTGACCCTCGCCCAAGAACAGCACTTCGGCCATGCGGCCGAGCGTTGCCATGTCAGCCAGCCGACGCTGTCGGTGGGCGTGAAAAAGCTTGAAGACGAACTCGGTGTGCTGATTTTTGAGCGCAGCAAGAGCGCCGTGCGCCTCACGCCAGTCGGCGAAGGCATTGTTGCCCAGGCCCAGAAGGTACTGGAACAAGCCCAAAGCATTCGCGAGCTGGCCCAGGCCGGCAAGAACCAGCTGACCGCACCGCTGAAAGTCGGCGCCATCTATACCGTCGGCCCGTACCTGTTCCCGCACCTGATCCCGCAACTGCACCGCGTTGCGCCGCAGATGCCGCTGTATATCGAAGAAAACTTCACTCACGTACTGCGCGACAAACTGCGCAACGGCGAGCTGGACGCGATCATCATCGCCCTGCCGTTCAACGAGGCAGACGTGTTGACCCTGCCGCTCTACGACGAGCCGTTCTATGTATTGATGCCGGCCTCACACCCGTGGACACAGAAAGACACCATCGACGCCGGCCTGCTCAACGACAAGAGCTTGCTGCTGCTCGGTGAAGGCCACTGCTTCCGCGACCAGGTACTGGAAGCCTGCCCGACCCTGACCAAGGGCAACGACGGCGCCAAGCACACCACCGTGGAATCCAGCTCCCTGGAAACCATTCGGCACATGGTGGCTTCCGGCCTGGGCATCTCGATCCTGCCGCTGTCGGCAGTGGACAGCCATCACTACGCCCCTGGCGTGATCGCTGTGCGCCCGCTCACGCCGCCCGTGCCGTTCCGTACCGTGGCCATTGCCTGGCGTGCCAGCTTCCCGCGGCCCAAGGCCATTGAGATCCTCGCCGACTCGATCCGCCTGTGCTCGGTGGCCAAGCCGCCTGCTGCGAGCTAAGCAAGCGTATGACTGAGCTGTCGCGAGTGTCGGTGACGGCACTCAAAGGTGTCGGTGAAGCCATGGCCGAGAAGTTGGCCAAGGTCGGCCTGGAGAACCTCCAGGACGTGCTGTTTCACCTGCCCCTGCGTTATCAGGACCGCACACGTGTGGTGCCCATCGGCCAGTTGCGCCCGGGGCAGGACGCCGTGGTTGAAGGCACCGTCAGCGGTGCCGATGTGGTAATGGGCAAGCGCCGCAGTCTGGTCGTACGGCTGCAGGACGGTACCGGCGGGCTGAGCCTGCGCTTCTATCACTTCAGCAATGCACAAAAGGAAGGCCTCAAGCGTGGCACCCGCGTGCGCTGTTACGGTGAAGCCCGGCCTGGCGCCTCGGGCCTGGAAATCTATCACCCGGAGTACCGCGCTATCACCGGCGACGAGCCGCCTCCGGTCGATACCACGCTCACGCCGATCTACCCGCTGACCGAAGGCCTGACACAGCAACGCCTGCGCCAACTGTGCATGCAGACCCTGACCCTGCTCGGCCCGAAAAGCCTGCCCGACTGGCTGCCTCTGGAACTGGCCCGCGACTATCAACTGGCGCCGCTGGACGATGCGATTCGCTACCTGCACAACCCGCCAGCCGATGCCGATGTCGACGAACTCGCGCTCGGTCATCATTGGGCACAACACCGCCTGGCCTTCGAAGAACTGCTGACCCACCAGCTGTCTCAGCAACGCCTGCGCGAGAGCATGCGTTCGCTGCGCGCCCCCGCGATGCCCAAGGCCACGCGCCTGCCGGCGCAATACCTGGCCAACCTCGGCTTTGCGCCAACGGGCGCCCAGCAACGTGTGGGCAATGAAATTGCCTATGACCTCAGCCAGCACGAACCGATGCTGCGGCTGATCCAGGGCGATGTGGGCGCGGGCAAGACCGTGGTCGCCGCCCTCGCCGCCTTGCAAGCATTGGAAGCCGGTTACCAAGTGGCGCTGATGGCGCCCACCGAGATCCTCGCCGAACA is a window of Pseudomonas antarctica DNA encoding:
- a CDS encoding iron transporter, yielding MKYLSKPLATALVLVGAASVSALAQAREYPIGGPVQANDMEIASSYLVGIEMAPMPPGMVMSKDSVHLETDVHATADNKYGLANGEWVPYLTITYSLVKQGAPDYKEIGTLLPMVAKDGAHYANNVKMDGPGTYTVVLRYESPQIKGFFHHVDKETGVPEWWSPFTETFTFKYPQS
- a CDS encoding hydrogen peroxide-inducible genes activator, which gives rise to MTLTELRYIVTLAQEQHFGHAAERCHVSQPTLSVGVKKLEDELGVLIFERSKSAVRLTPVGEGIVAQAQKVLEQAQSIRELAQAGKNQLTAPLKVGAIYTVGPYLFPHLIPQLHRVAPQMPLYIEENFTHVLRDKLRNGELDAIIIALPFNEADVLTLPLYDEPFYVLMPASHPWTQKDTIDAGLLNDKSLLLLGEGHCFRDQVLEACPTLTKGNDGAKHTTVESSSLETIRHMVASGLGISILPLSAVDSHHYAPGVIAVRPLTPPVPFRTVAIAWRASFPRPKAIEILADSIRLCSVAKPPAAS
- a CDS encoding cupredoxin domain-containing protein: MPDLARLTLALLALPVAAHADRLVTVGIQNHTFTPSSIEVPAGERFRIQLTSHDESVDEFESYDMKFEKIIVPGNTVTVFAGPLHPGTYTFFDDYHPDQAKGTVTAVAPKE
- a CDS encoding FTR1 family iron permease; translated protein: MLACLLIVFREVLEAGIVVGIIMAATQGLARRGLFIGGGIAAGALGAGLLALFTGAITQALEGFGQEIFNAAILIVAVIMLGWHNLWMATHGRELATQLRSAGSAVLRGEKSLWALAVVITVAVLREGSEIVLFLYGIAASTQTDPLTMLTGGVLGIIAGAALSWLLYRGLIAVSLKRLFSITAWMIALLAAGMAGRAAAILAGIDLIPAWGYQLWDTSWLVSDASLTGRALQALVGYTDRPLGVQLVAWVVTLLLLVTGNRLIHSRSPSKGAAT